One region of Gorilla gorilla gorilla isolate KB3781 chromosome 15, NHGRI_mGorGor1-v2.1_pri, whole genome shotgun sequence genomic DNA includes:
- the BBOF1 gene encoding basal body-orientation factor 1 isoform X7, with protein sequence MIHTELKAVRQFQKRKIQVERELDDLKENLRNTERIHQETLRRLESRFFEEKHRLEQEAEKKIIMLAERAHHEAIVQLNDAGRNVFKENVYLQKALAYHLKETDALKKNSQKLQDSHTLLLHQKSWSLSHLGIYLAVSNSPDISGITTQGFILSPKGGLEEINDLLVKEKIMQLVQQRSQIQTLQKKVVNLETALSYMTKEFESEVLKLQQHAMIENQAGQVEIDKLQHLLQMKDREMNRVKKLAKNILDERTEVERFFLDALHQVKQQILISRKHYKQIAQAAFNLKMRAACTGRAEYPKIRTFDGREHSTNSVNQDLLEAEKWTHIEGNVDIGDLTWEQKEKVLRLLFAKMNGCPSRKYNQSSRPPVPDYVVSDSGETKEFGDESKLQDKIFITQQIPISDSSGKVVLPTIPKGPQESDTGTF encoded by the exons ATGATTCACACAGAGCTGAAAGCAGTAAGACAATTCCAGAAGAGAAAAATCCAAGTGGAGAGAGAGTTAGATGAT ctgaAAGAGAATTTAAGAAACACAGAGCGGATACATCAGGAGACTCTTAGAAGACTGGAAAGCAGATTTTTTGAAGAAAAG cacCGACTAGAACAAGAGGCTGAAAAGAAGATAATAATGCTAGCAGAGAGAGCCCACCATGAGGCTATTGT GCAATTGAACGATGCtggaagaaatgtttttaaagagaatGTTTATCTCCAGAAAGCTCTGGCATATCACCTGAAGGAAACTGACGCTCTAAAAAAAAACTCCCAGAAGTTGCAAGACAGTCATACTTTACTTTTACATCAAAAG AGTTGGTCCCTGAGTCACTTAGGAATATATTTAGCTGTGAGTAACAGTCCTGACATCAGTGGCATCACCACACAAGGGTTTATTCTTTCACCTAAAGGAGGCCTGGAG GAGATCAATGATCTGTTGGTTAAGGAAAAGATTATGCAACTTGTCCAGCAGAGATCACAAATCCAAACCCTTCAGAAGAAGGTAGTAAACTTGGAGACTGCTCTGAGTTACATGACCAAAGAGTTTGAGAGTGAAGTTTTAAAACTGCAGCAACACGCAATGATAGAGAACCAAGCAGGTcaggtagaaattgacaagctgcaGCACCTTCTTCAGATGAAGGACAGGGAAATGAATCGTGTGAAGAAGCTGGCCAAGAACATACTGGATGAGAGAACAGAAGTGGAAAGATTCTTTTTAGATGCTCTGCACCAAGTGAAGCAACAGATCCTAATTAGCAGGAAGCATTATAAGCAGATAGCACAAGCtgctttcaatttaaaaatgagagcagcatGTACAGGAAGAGCAGAATATCCCAAAATCAGAACATTTGATGGCAGAGAGCACAGCACCAATAGTGTGAATCAGGATCTTCTGGAGGCCGAAAAATG GACACATATTGAAGGAAATGTGGATATTGGAGATTTGACCTGGGAGCAGAAGGAAAAAGTATTGCGATTGCTCTTTGCAAAAATGAATGGCTGTCCTTCTAG GAAATACAACCAGAGTTCTAGGCCTCCAGTTCCAGACTATGTTGTTTCTGACAGTGGGGAAACAAAGGAATTTGG GGATGAAAGTAAGCTTCAAGATAAAATCTTCATCACCCAGCAAATTCCAATATCAGACTCTTCTGGTAAAGTGGTGCTACCCACTATTCCAAAAGGACCTCAAGAGTCTGACACA
- the BBOF1 gene encoding basal body-orientation factor 1 isoform X8, protein MIHTELKAVRQFQKRKIQVERELDDLKENLRNTERIHQETLRRLESRFFEEKHRLEQEAEKKIIMLAERAHHEAIVQLNDAGRNVFKENVYLQKALAYHLKETDALKKNSQKLQDSHTLLLHQKEINDLLVKEKIMQLVQQRSQIQTLQKKVVNLETALSYMTKEFESEVLKLQQHAMIENQAGQVEIDKLQHLLQMKDREMNRVKKLAKNILDERTEVERFFLDALHQVKQQILISRKHYKQIAQAAFNLKMRAACTGRAEYPKIRTFDGREHSTNSVNQDLLEAEKWTHIEGNVDIGDLTWEQKEKVLRLLFAKMNGCPSRKYNQSSRPPVPDYVVSDSGETKEFGDESKLQDKIFITQQIPISDSSGKVVLPTIPKGPQESDTGTF, encoded by the exons ATGATTCACACAGAGCTGAAAGCAGTAAGACAATTCCAGAAGAGAAAAATCCAAGTGGAGAGAGAGTTAGATGAT ctgaAAGAGAATTTAAGAAACACAGAGCGGATACATCAGGAGACTCTTAGAAGACTGGAAAGCAGATTTTTTGAAGAAAAG cacCGACTAGAACAAGAGGCTGAAAAGAAGATAATAATGCTAGCAGAGAGAGCCCACCATGAGGCTATTGT GCAATTGAACGATGCtggaagaaatgtttttaaagagaatGTTTATCTCCAGAAAGCTCTGGCATATCACCTGAAGGAAACTGACGCTCTAAAAAAAAACTCCCAGAAGTTGCAAGACAGTCATACTTTACTTTTACATCAAAAG GAGATCAATGATCTGTTGGTTAAGGAAAAGATTATGCAACTTGTCCAGCAGAGATCACAAATCCAAACCCTTCAGAAGAAGGTAGTAAACTTGGAGACTGCTCTGAGTTACATGACCAAAGAGTTTGAGAGTGAAGTTTTAAAACTGCAGCAACACGCAATGATAGAGAACCAAGCAGGTcaggtagaaattgacaagctgcaGCACCTTCTTCAGATGAAGGACAGGGAAATGAATCGTGTGAAGAAGCTGGCCAAGAACATACTGGATGAGAGAACAGAAGTGGAAAGATTCTTTTTAGATGCTCTGCACCAAGTGAAGCAACAGATCCTAATTAGCAGGAAGCATTATAAGCAGATAGCACAAGCtgctttcaatttaaaaatgagagcagcatGTACAGGAAGAGCAGAATATCCCAAAATCAGAACATTTGATGGCAGAGAGCACAGCACCAATAGTGTGAATCAGGATCTTCTGGAGGCCGAAAAATG GACACATATTGAAGGAAATGTGGATATTGGAGATTTGACCTGGGAGCAGAAGGAAAAAGTATTGCGATTGCTCTTTGCAAAAATGAATGGCTGTCCTTCTAG GAAATACAACCAGAGTTCTAGGCCTCCAGTTCCAGACTATGTTGTTTCTGACAGTGGGGAAACAAAGGAATTTGG GGATGAAAGTAAGCTTCAAGATAAAATCTTCATCACCCAGCAAATTCCAATATCAGACTCTTCTGGTAAAGTGGTGCTACCCACTATTCCAAAAGGACCTCAAGAGTCTGACACA